The nucleotide window GTCAGCCCACCTCGCCGTCCATAGAAGCGCAAGTGGTTGCTCCCTAGCTACAAACCACGCAGGCCTCAGCTCATGCTCTACCGCCAGCAAAATGAGCGCCACAGCAGTTGTGACGACGGCCATGGCGAGCGAGACGAGCCTACTCACCACTCTCACCTCCCGTGTGTAACACGGATAGCATTAGAGCAGTCATCGCTCCGCCGTAAACGCTTAGCTGAAAAACGGCCAGCAACCACGCCCCCGCTAGGTAATGGGCAATAGCCACCATCACGCTCATAGCTGCCAGCGCAAGCACTGCCCTCACAAGGTTCTTCGCTTCCACAGCAATAACGGCCGCTGCAACGCCCGCCGCTAACACCAACCAGATTACGCTCATTTCACCACCAGCTCAGATCTATTGGAAACCACTGGCGCTTGTTCACTGCTACCCTTAATTGCCTTTCGCGGGCAAACCTCAACGCAAAGGTAGCAGAAGGTGCACCTATCGATGTAAAACACCGGCCTCAATCCCCTTTCGTCCTTAACGGGTTCAATAGCCGCAGAGGGGCATGCTCTCCAGCAAAGCCCGCACCCGACACAGAGGTCCCTGACGAATATCAGCCTACCTCTGCTGGATTCGGGTAGCGTCCTTCTCTCGCTGGGGTACATGATAGTTGCTCTTCTCCTCAACAGGTTTTTCAACAGTTCAAGGGAGATCGCCATGCTAAGCCACCAGAGCTGCGATGACAAGGTATAGGAATGAAGCCGGTATTAGCACGCGCCATCCCACCCCTATGAACTGGTCAATCCTCAGCCTGCCGAAGGAGGCGCGGATTAGCGATAGGATAAAGACCACAAAGAGCTGTTTAATGAGGAAAGCCAGCGTTGCGACGGCTAGCTCGAGGCCCTGCAGTGGGATTCTGGGCCCACCCCCCATGAAGAGCGCCACAGCTAAACCTGTTAGTAGAACCAACTCTACATCCTTCGAGAGCCGGAAAAGGGCTAGCCTCCAGCCTGAGTACTCGACGAGCCACCCTGAAACA belongs to Thermofilaceae archaeon and includes:
- a CDS encoding 4Fe-4S binding protein, with product MAISLELLKNLLRRRATIMYPSERRTLPESSRGRLIFVRDLCVGCGLCWRACPSAAIEPVKDERGLRPVFYIDRCTFCYLCVEVCPRKAIKGSSEQAPVVSNRSELVVK